Within the Arachis duranensis cultivar V14167 chromosome 10, aradu.V14167.gnm2.J7QH, whole genome shotgun sequence genome, the region tatttttttataatattaaagttttaatatttgttaatcctactaattttagtttattttttacaccttaataacaaaatttccttcagataaaataataaaaataatcaaactatTACAAAGTTATTTTCTCATTTGCATTTTCAGATTTTACATTTTCAAATTCTAGTTTTTTGTAGtgagatttttttatataaataattttatcagactattattaattatatactaaaagttTTAATCTTTTGGATCTCACTAAATAAACATAgtagtattttaaaattttaatcatttaGATTTCACCCAAAATTTAGTTCAATCTATCACTAATTGTCCATTTTTAtctttctatatttattttagtttaaaattctttttaacaattttttttttaaaatctgacaattaaaaagataaagagAAATGATGATAACTAAATAGTAATGATATTAAAAAAGAACTACGTAATAAGATTCAACGAGTGATCGCACAAGCCtgctttttcaattattaaGTTCTAccacataaattaaaaaataaaaaatttctaaattctaaaaaaaataaaagatttaaaaataactattatatttatttagtgaaattctaaaaaattaaatttgtaagtatataattaataatagttTGATAAAagcatttaaataaaaaaaatttcattacaaaaatttttttgaaaatataaaattttaaaatataaatgacaAAATAACTTTGTAAAATTgtaataatctaattatttctattattttatgcaaagagaattttgtttattaaggtttagaaaatgatattaaaattagtagtattaaaaagtattaaaaatttaatattatgaaaaaaacaaaagagattTATATGAGGACTAGCttgatcaatttttaaaattttagaaatgaaGATGACTTATGTGTGTATTTTCAAAGACTAATTTAACTCTAAATAACTTTATAACATGTTAGATGACACGTTGCATGTCACGTGTCACTGACTTGACATGTCAACCAATCATATTGTGACACGTAACATTAACCTACCATGTCATCATGCCATGTGACACTTAACGTGGCACGTCCTAACTGACGGAATGATCAATCTGACTTATGTTTTATCTTTTAGGACTAATATGACTAATTTAATCTTTTGGGGAACAATTTGAAGATTGAGTGATCTTTTAACCCTAGATAATAAGTAATAGATGAAGTATAAACTGGTTTGACAACATCATCCCTTTTATTTCTACAAAGCTACTAACAATTAGTCACAAGGAAAAAGCATGATTGTCTTAGGCACTTGGAATGTAAAAAGTCTATTGCAGAGTAAAGATTGTTGatagtcattttttatttatttttatgaaatcaGCAACACACAATATGCTTTGTGAATATTAAAAGCACTCAATTAAATGAGGTAACAGATGTAGGCCGCACCTGAACAGTATGACACAAGGCAAAGTCTTTATTGCCAGTTTTGCGACGAAGAATGGTGCATGCTGAATTTCATTATCAACAAAGAACACTTTTACGCGATTTCTTTACCAAGAGAAAAACAGTGATGTTAAAGTAATAAGACTAATGTCACAATTAGATTGGCTTAATGATGAGAAAACAGTCAAACATAAAATCTTCTCTActgcaaataataataatgtaagcGTTAATGCTGACCTCTGCATCAAGCTTGATGAACTTCGTATCTATATGCTTTGGTGAAAGGGACTTTAAATGCTTATCCATTATCCTGGAAACATTTTAAGCATGCGTGAAAGGGTGAAGGGGGCAGAGATGTCTTTAAGTCTAAACCCAGAAAACATACTTGCACCGATAGAACTCCTTATGGTAGAAATGACAAATCACTTTTTCACTTCCGGTGACTTCAGCTAAGAAATCCCCTTCAGTTATCTCTCTGTACTCCCCATGACCTTTCCTTCTTCCATTCCTGCCGTTTCTCTGATTCTTTCTAACAAGACAAATCTAGTAATTAGTACTGaggtatttaataaataataacattgTCATGAATCCTGATACATACGGAATACAAATATTCGTACCTTTAGAGCTGCAAACCTATCTGCATGCAATTTTTCCAACTCAGGATCCTGATATATCCATTTGAATTAGTAGGGGAGAATATCGGGAATGGATTTTCTCATGTCAAACTCAAATATTCACATGATCTTGTCACGTACAGATTTTCAACACTAATTAAGAACGAACAAAGGACCGCATCAGCATCTAATTGAAGGTACAAACTAAAACATGGCAAGGTCATGTGAAAACTTCACGTGAGAAAATCTATTCTAAGGTGTACACGAATAAACATATATGACAAGGTTGAGAAGTTTACAAATCATACATCCATTAAATCATCAAGGTCAACCTCCTGGTTAGAAGAACTTGATGCCTGCGCCTTCTCTTGTGCAAGCAATTCCTGCAGGAAGCATAATATTAGTCAGATCACATCAGCATGAAACACCTATTGTGCTATGAGCGTGAGGTGTGTGCTATGAATGCCATAACATAATGTATGTGTTACTGTGGTTATAAGAGTTCCCTATACAGATTAATCAGCTGCTCATCATCAACTATGGTAAGGTTCTTAAATATTTTGCCATAAGAACAActtaacaagaaaagaagaaaaaagatatttGCAGAACAGTTTCAAGTTCTCAACAACATCGAAAGttcaaattattgaaaaaacaGGGCAGTTCAATTCCATGGACACCTAGTTCGATTTGAtgtgcaagaaaataaaaatacatttcaaGTGTATAGCAGAATTTAAGCATTAAAAAGAACAGTCAAATACTGTTAGTAACAAGTAACAACCACCCTTATATATTCTAGTGTGTTGGTGGATGTACGAGATGAACTGCAGCAAGACATTAATTTCAGAACCACCAAATCACACAATTCTAACAAATAATCTGTCATGAAATCACTTGTTCCAAAAAGCTTAAACTGATAGAAGAAGATACATGAATAATATATCTCAAGCTCGCCTCTTTACACAAGAACCTCTTTTAGGTTTGTGTGGATTTTTGTATaggcttttttattttctcccttttttatttgtaaaattgcTAAAATTCTTTCTTTTGGGTTCACAAGATCAAACTTTTAGACTTTTTATTAATCATAGAAGCCCTAATACTGTATATGCTGTCACAAAAGCTTCAGCGCGCGGACACATAATGTCCCTAACATAATTTATGGTAACTTCAAACAACTGTCTCAGAGAAAAATATTGAACTAcagaatcaaaggaaaaatgtccAAAGCACTGTAAAAATATTATAACTAGTATTAGAAACATCAACGGCGACTTCAACCAACGGATTAAGCCATTAACTAAAACAGGGTTAGGATACCAAATCTTCACCTAAAACCTTAAGACAATGGATTTATGACCTTCACCTCTCACACTTGATATCTCGTTGACAAGGAAAATGCCCTAGGATCTCATACAGCTATTGAATGGAAACCactaaatgaaaatgaaaatgaaaaaatgtaATGAGAAGAATTAGATAATGAACCTTCTGATAATCACGGGCAGCTGCAGCCATTATGTTTCCAAAGGCAAGATTTGACAAAGTGGACTTTACCGCGTTCGGATCCATTTTCGAACCACAAAGGGAATGGGAGAAGCCTggcttttttatataaataaatattcaaaaaacTTTAATTCCGAAAATACGCACCACGCGCATGGGCAACTCAAGGCCGGCGCCTGGGAAATGGAGTTCCAAGTCAATCCAGGTGTGGTGCCCGCGAAATGGGCCTGACAGCACCAGGGGCCACCTCTTGAGCGGCGCCCACGAAATGGTAGCGCAGCCATTTAGTGGCCGGCGTCCACGAAATGACGATATCAGGAGGCGGCCACGAATTGGTTCCAACACAGGGGTATTACACGCGAGATGGTGCACTTCATTTATTCCCCATGGTGCATGCTGATGCGACGATTTGTGTAAAGTTGTTGCAAGGA harbors:
- the LOC107471333 gene encoding LOW QUALITY PROTEIN: thioredoxin domain-containing protein PLP3B-like (The sequence of the model RefSeq protein was modified relative to this genomic sequence to represent the inferred CDS: deleted 1 base in 1 codon); its protein translation is MDPNAVKSTLSNLAFGNIMAAAARDYQKELLAQEKAQASSSSNQEVDLDDLMDDPELEKLHADRFAALKKESEKRQEWKRKGHGEYREITEGDFLAEVTGSEKVICHFYHKEFYRCKIMDKHLKSLSPKHIDTKFIKLDAEHAPFFVAKLAIKTLPCVILFRQGIAVDRLVGFQDLGGKDDFSTRTLEALLIKKGIIDEKKDDDDENDGYDENTRRMVRSSVVADSDSDQINIH